ACGATCCACCCCGGCGCCGGCGGCACCGAGTCCCAGGACTGGGCGGAAATGCTGCTGCGCATGTACTCGCGCTGGGCCGAGGCGCGCGGCCGACAGGTGGAGTTGTTGGACCTGCTGGAGGGAGAGGAGGCGGGTATCAAGAGCGCCACTCTGGAGGTGCGCGGAGACCACGCGTACGGATATCTGAAAGCGGAGAAGGGGGTCCACCGGCTCGTCAGGATCTCGCCGTTCGACAGCCAGGGGCGGCGTCACACTTCCTTCGCCAGCGTCTTCGTGTACCCGGTGGTCGACGACGACATCGACATCGAGATCGATGAGAAGGACCTGCGCGTGGACACCTATCGCGCGTCCGGCGCCGGCGGGCAGCACGTGAACAAGACCAGCTCGGCCGTGCGCATCACGCACCAGCCGACCGGCGTGGTGGTGTCGTGCCAGCAGGAGCGCAGCCAGCACAAGAACAGGGCCACCGCCATGAAGATGCTCAAGGCGGCGCTCTATCAACGGGAGCTGGAAGAGCGGGAGGCGGAGCGACAGGTGCTCGAGGCCGAAAAGACCGACATCGCGTGGGGCAACCAGATCCGCTCTTACGTCTTTCAGCCGTACACGATGGTGACCGATCACCGCACGGAGCTGAAGATAGGAGACGTGCAGCGGATCATGAATGGAGACCTGGACCCCTTCATCGAGGCCTACTTGAAGCGCCGCGGGGGGGCGCACGGCGCGTGAGGCACGGGGAGGCCGGAGACGGCGCTCCGGGGCCCTCGGCGCCCGGCTTGCGCGAGGCGCGCGTGGCCAAGCTGGCTCGCCTCCGTGAGGCGGGGGTCGAGCCCTATCCGTATT
This genomic window from Gemmatimonadota bacterium contains:
- the prfB gene encoding peptide chain release factor 2 (programmed frameshift), with translation MSTDQSADLTDLRERIGELGGFLDVSVKRTEVQRLEERMASPGFWDDGDAAQAVIADVRRLKSWLDPWQQLADKGEELAEIEELLQLEPDEALEEEWLTEVGRLGEAVEALELRNMLRGPDDARDAIVTIHPGAGGTESQDWAEMLLRMYSRWAEARGRQVELLDLLEGEEAGIKSATLEVRGDHAYGYLKAEKGVHRLVRISPFDSQGRRHTSFASVFVYPVVDDDIDIEIDEKDLRVDTYRASGAGGQHVNKTSSAVRITHQPTGVVVSCQQERSQHKNRATAMKMLKAALYQRELEEREAERQVLEAEKTDIAWGNQIRSYVFQPYTMVTDHRTELKIGDVQRIMNGDLDPFIEAYLKRRGGAHGA